In Eublepharis macularius isolate TG4126 chromosome 4, MPM_Emac_v1.0, whole genome shotgun sequence, the following are encoded in one genomic region:
- the LOC129328791 gene encoding gastrula zinc finger protein XlCGF57.1-like, producing MQEILKNVASLGDELLSGDQEESSRQESPDCVEPRGTLLGRSQVPPLGNSHENQSGAVPQQENPSDDTWCKPTPGHERIAKLNTSLIQQRMHKRKKEPVHSDNGKAFTQSSCLISHQIKHVVRRPYSCAKCGKSFNKSSHLAVHQRTHTGEKPYGCTECGKSFCSSSQLISHQRIHTGEKPCLCIDCGRSFYSASELSRHQRIHTGEKPYVCDECRKSFSSISDLSRHQRIHTGERSYECPSCGRGFTQKSHMITHQRIHTGEKPFKCPECGEHFSIKSGLQSHQRVHTSEKPYVCLVCEKSFGWASVLLRHQRIHTGEKPYTCPNCGESFSQSSHLSSHKRVHMTEKPYACVECRKSFRRSSELIVHQRTHMKEKPYPCSQCTKSFSKHSDLLAHRRSHMGEKPFSCTVCQKNFIRSSQLIAHQRIHTGEKPYVCSQCGKNFCYSSNLSRHQKIHTGEKAYKCSNCGKRFSQRSNLITHQRIHTGENPYKCIDCGQVFSIKTGLLNHQQIHAGEKSSALFSSTEDKSQAYTNTGRESLHLEPSSAINKTENSLGSEQSP from the exons ATGCAGGAAATCCTCAAGAATGTGGCCTCTCTAG GTGATGAGCTGCTAAGCGGGGACCAGGAGGAGAGTTCTCGACAGGAGAGTCCAGATTGTGTGGAACCCCGTGGGACACTATTGGGGAGGTCCCAAGTTCCCCCACTGGGAAACAGCCATGAGAATCAGAGTGGTGCAGTGCCACAGCAGGAGAATCCCTCAGACGATACGTGGTGTAAACCCACTCCTGGTCACGAAAGGATTGCTAAATTGAACACATCATTAATTCAGCAAAGAATGCACAAAAGGAAGAAAGAGCCTGTGCATTCGGATAACGGGAAAGCTTTTACTCAAAGTTCCTGCCTTATCAGCCACCAAATAAAACATGTGGTAAGAAGGCCCTATTCATGTGCtaagtgtgggaaaagctttaatAAGAGCTCACACCTTGCTGTGCATCAAAGAAcccacacgggggagaaacccTATGGATGTACAGAGTGCGGCAAAAGCTTCTGTAGCAGTTCTCAGCTAATTTCACACCAGAGAATTCACACTGGAGAAAAACCCTGTTTATGTATCGATTGTGGCAGGAGCTTCTATTCTGCCTCTGAACTCAGCAGACATCAGAGAATTCACACTGGAGAAAAACCCTATGTCTGTGATGagtgcagaaaaagcttttctaGCATCTCAGACCTCAGCAgacatcagagaatccacaccgGTGAGCGATCTTATGAATGTCCAAGTTGTGGGAGAGGCTTCACCCAGAAATCACACATGATTACTCATCAGAGGATCCACACTGGAGAAAAACCATTCAAATGCCCAGAATGTGGAGAACATTTCAGTATTAAGTCAGGCCTACAAAGCCATCAGCGAGTACATACATCAGAAAAACCTTATGTATGTCTGGTGTGTGAGAAAAGCTTTGGATGGGCCTCTGTTCTGCTTAGAcatcagagaattcacacaggagagaaaccctataCATGCCCTAACTGTGGagaaagcttcagtcagagctcTCACCTTAGCAGTCATAAACGTGTCCACATGACTGAGAAGCCTTATGCATGTGTGGAATGTAGGAAAAGCTTTAGGAGGAGCTCTGAGCTCATTGTTCACCAGAGAACCCATATGAAGGAGAAGCCATACCCATGCAGTCAATGTACAAAAAGTTTCAGTAAACACTCAGACCTCCTGGCACATCGAAGAAGCCATATGGGAGAAAAGCCCTTCTCATGCACTGTGTGTCAGAAAAACTTCATTAGAAGTTCACAGCTAAttgcacatcaaagaattcatacaggggaaaaaccttacgTGTGCAGTCAGTGTGGTAAAAATTTCTGTTACAGCTCAAATCTGAGCAGGCACCAAAAaatccatactggggagaaagCCTACAAATGCTCTAACTGTGGGAAAAGATTCTCCCAGAGATCAAATCTGATcacacatcagagaatccacacaggtgaaAATCCCTACAAATGCATTGACTGTGGACAAGTTTTTAGCATTAAAACAGGCCTCCTCAACCATCAGCAGATTCATGCAGGTGAGAAATCATCTGCTCTATTCAGCAGCACAGAAGATAAATCTCAAGCATATACTAACACTGGACGTGAAAGCCTTCACTTGGAGCCCAGCAGTGCTATTAACAAAACAGAGAATTCGCTTGGGAGTGAGCAGTCACCATAA